The genomic region TGTAGATTTGTAGGTTGGGTTGCCAAAAAGCAGGCAACCCAACCTACGCGGCTATTTTCGACGCGGGTAAAAGCTGCCTGTCATTTTTTCTTATAAAAATTATTGGTATAGCAGGACATCAGCGCCCCCCTGACCAAGGTAATATCATCCTGCTGATAGATCCGGCTGCCCTTATCGCTCAGAGTCGGCATGAGATTTTTGGTTTCGTCGGAAATATCGCCATCGCCGAACACCTCATCTGCCACGCAACTACAGTAAGCGCTAGCCTGATCTATAGGACGTGAGGTACTCTCCTGTTGTACACAACCATTGATGAAAACTGATTTAACCCCGGCAGCCTCGCCATTCCCGCCGCCGCATCCCGCCAGACCGATAAATAGCACCGTTAAAAACCTCAAAATTTGTTTGTTCATTTTTATTTCTTATTATCGATTAAAGTTATGGAACTATTTTATTTATCAAAACGTAAAGCGCGGCCGATCAATTCTCAGGTCGGTTTGGCAAAGACAACTTAATAACGGAAGCTGACAACCCAACCTTTGGTGCTACGATATTTAGCAGAGTCAAAATATTGATTTAATAATTCGAGGCTCGCATAAGTATTGCCCAGAATTATTAGACCAGCGAAGTGATGAATATCCACCTAAAAGCCTATGTCCAATCCATCGGTTATCAATAATTTCAAGGTCTTTTTTATTAACCAATAATAGTCTTCCCATAAACTCTATCCATTGCTTAGGAGAAATTAGAGTTGTTGAATAAGCGTGTAATGATCTACCGCTATCATAAAAAGCCATGTTTTTAAATATATTTATTGGTAACAATTTTTTTAATCTATAAATTGTATCAGCCGTTAATGAGTCTTCAATTGAAAAATCAATCATCGGTATGTGCATGAAGCGTCCATTTACATGCACTTTAGAATGTATAGCTAGTTCTTGATCACTGTTAAGTGAATTGATTAATTTGGCAATATATTCCTCAGAAAGATTGTCAGAAACAATATCGATGTATTCTCTCTCGTCGAAAAGAGAGTCTGGCTTATATATATATTTGCTAAGTTGAAAAACTATGTTTTTTTTGTCTCTTAATTTTTCAACAAAAAAATATGGGTGATCTTTATTAATCAATGAATTCTAATTCCTTCAAGAATTTGATATGTTTCCAGTGCAAAATCGTCCGTCATTCCAGATATATAGTCTACAATTAAATGCGCGCGCCTCGTTGCCTCACAGCCAGCCTTTGATTTATATTTTTTGATATAATTTGGAGGAATTCGACGCAGTAATCTTATATGGTAATCTAAATGATGTTTTGTTATTAAATTAGCATCGCCATTTACTAAAGCATTAAAATGATTTTCTTCCAAATCCAATAATATTCCAAAATGCTTTAATAACCCTGTTATTACGCTCCTACCCGCAAGCTCCACCTGTTCTGCAGAAATATGCGAGTATATATTCTTCCTTGCATAACTTTTGACTTCTTTGATCAGTCCACCTACTTCTGATGTTTCTGGTAATAGATTTACTTTTTCACCATCGAAGATTTCTTCCATCTGATTTATAAAGCTTTCAGAAACAACCCCAACAGCATCTGTAATTGTTTTTGTCTTAAATGCGATAAATGGATCAATATACGAAGAATTCATATCGATACTCTTAAATTTGATTTTTAATTGCTCCAAAGAAACAATATTCTTTTCTAAGCCATCTTCAAGATCACTCATTGAATAGGCGATATCATCTGCAGCATCCATTAAATACATTAATGGAAATTTATTTTTAGAACTCCAACTTAATTTCTCGCATGCCTGCAGATAGTAATTGTATTCGCTCTTAAATAAACCAATTTTTTTGATCTCGGGGTCATTTTTTTTATCTTCGCTGATATAAGGATACTTAACCATAGACAACAGCAAAGTACATGTTAGATTAAATCCATATTCATCAGCTCCACTAAGAAATGATGCAAGACGAAAACCTTGTGGATTACCATCAAAATTTATTAAATCATCTGGAACAGTTTCGCTATTCTTTTCTCTATCTTTAAACCAATCTCGAATAGCTGACTCGCCAAAGTGACCAAATGGAGGATTACCTATGTCATGCAATAAACAAGCGGTTTCGATAGTATTTACAAAAGCGGCTAATTGCTTGTAATTAGAAGAGTCAAAAGCATCTAATTTCTCGATTATCTTTTGACAAATATAACGACCAATTTGACTTACTTCTATCGAATGCGTCAACCTGGTTCTGACTGCGGCGTTCGGCTCTAAAGGAAAAACTTGTGCTTTTTGTTGCAACCTACGAAAAGCTGGAGAGTTAACAACTCTTCCTTTATCACTTTCAGAAGCTATTAATATTCCTGGCCTTCCACTAGTTGAAGTCCTTAAACGATCTTCTTTAAGCAAAGCTAATAGTCTTTCAAAATTTGAATTCATATTCTTTAATTGTTCCCTACTTAACTAGGTCGTCGAGTGTCAATTCGCAATCTGGCGCAAAGGTCTGCATAAAAAACAATACTTCTGGCTGTTCAACCATACTGAATATTATTTTTTCAAGCTGCTTGGTTGCAACTTCAAACTCAGTGTTACCAGCTTTTAGTTCTGCCTGACATTTTAAATAAGCTGAGATTTTATCTGCAGCTTTGATAATTTGTTGTAGCTCTATTGGTAAATGTTCGTGATCAAGCAATTGCCGGTAATCTTCTTTTAGATCTTTAGGAAGTATACTTAATAATGTCTGTTCAGCTTGATGTTCGATCTGCTTATAAGCATCAAGAATCGCCGATGAATGATATTTAATAGGAGTTGGCAAATCTCCGGTAATAACTTCGGTGACATCATGATATAAAGCTGCCGTTGCAATGGCATTTGCATCAACTTGACCATCAAAATAACGATTTTTAATGAGCGCCAAGGCGTGCGCAATTACAGCGACATCCCAACTATGCTCCATTACGTTCTCTTCGTGCGCATTACGCATTAGGCCCCAACGTTTAATCCATTTCAGCCGTGAAAGATAGGCATAAAAGCTACTAGTACTATCAGTCATTAGAGTTTTATCTATAATTTGCAGTTACTTTTAGTCTGTAGGATTTGCTAAATTTCTGCAAATCAAGATGAAGCGTTGCATTATCTTATTTATTTTTGATCATGACCGCCGATGATTTTCTTTGGAAAACTTAACAATCGTACATAGTTAAAGTTAGGCTGAAAAAGCCTATTCCTTGCGATAATAGGCTTCATGAATGAGATCTTTTTCTACAATTTGACCAACACCTCACCTCGCCCCATCTCCGCCATATCCCCAGCATAGCGCCGCACGCGATTAAATCCAGCCGCTGTATCGGCAAAGCGCGAGTTCAGGCTTTTGAACGAAGCGAAAAGCATCGGCAAAAATCCCAACGTATGCGCGCCGCAGTCGTTGAAGCTGGCTGGAAACTGCGGCGGGTTCCACAAGAGCAGGGTGCCGCGGCGCATCGCGTAGCCGAGGTAGCGGCCGGTCTGGCCCATGACGGCGATGGTGCCGGCGGTCATTCTGGAACCGCAGTAGTCGCCGGCGTTGCCTTCGATCAGGATCGTGCCGCGGCGCATGTGGTCGCCGACGCGCTCGCCGACATTGCCCCGGACCAGGATCAGCCCGCCTTTCATGCCCATTTTGTTGCCGGGCAAGGCGCCGCCGAGAAAGTCGCCGGCGTCGCCATCGATTTCGAGCGTGCCTTTTTTCATTTCGCAGGCGGCGTAGAGGCCGGCATTGCCGGTAACGCGGATATTGCCGGCCTTCATGCCCATGCCGAGATAGGCGCCGGCGTCGCCTTCGACTTTAATGCGGCCGCCGTTCAGCTCCTTGCCGATGAAGTCGAGCTTGCCGAAGCTGTTTTTGATCACGATGTTCTGAGCATCCCCGCCGGTTATGCTGAACAGCGCATCGACGCGCAGTCTGACCTTGCCGGATTGCAGTTCGAGCGCCGCGATTTCGGAAATTTCCTTGCCTTCGAGGTTCTGGCAGACCAGAGGCGACAGATCGACGCGCTGGTCGGGACGGTGTTTCAACGTAAACGTCAATGCGCTCATGCCATGATCTCCTGCAGATGAAAATGAAACGGTCCGAGTTTGCCTCCGTAATTGCCAGCGCTGATGCGGGTGATGCCGTGTTCCGCGCCGAGATCGCAGACGGCCTGGATGCCGACGCGCATCGCCTTATTGATATCCTCCTTGGTCAGGCCGTCGATGACGATTTCCATCACCGATTCGACTTCCGGGGACAATTCTGTCTGGGTCATGCCTTTCAGGGTTGGGCAGAACGCATCATTGGTCGAGGCGCCGAGCGCCTTGTATTTGGAGCCGACTTTCGAGCCGGAACGCACGACTCCGCCAGGGAACGGCATGATCACGTTCGGTACCTGGCGCATCGCCTCGATCGCCGCTTCGCAGGCGGCCAGAGCTTCGGGTTGCGATTTGGCCAGCACCAGGAAGTTGCCGCCGCCGATCGCATCGACCTGAGCTGTGGTCGCTTCGGCCAGGAATTCGCCGTCCATCACCGGGATGCGCCAGTAACGCTTGCCGCCGATCTGTTTCGAGACCTGAAAGCCGTCGCCGAAATAGCGCAGGTTTTTGCCCAAAGGAATCGGCTTGCCGCCTTCGATGCCGGCGAACAGCGCCGAAGTCGGGGAGGTCAGCACGCATTGCCCGGCGCGGGTTTCGAGTTGCTTCGCGAGACCCTTGCCGCCCATCGCGAAGATCATGATCGAGACGCCGGGCCGTCCGTCCGGCGTCTCGGACGGATCGAGCACCCGTTCGATGCCGGCCTCGCAGCCGCAGGCGATCACCGAGGTCGCGAAACCGGTCATCGCCTGGGCGGAAATCATCGCCCATTTTTCGTTCTGCGCGGTGATGATCGCGCGCGTCGCCTTCATCGGAAATGCTTCCGCGAAGGTTGCATCTATCGTTACGCCGTTAATAATCATGCTTGATACTCTTTTTCAGTGTTCTTTTCATTGTATTGAACCCAATCGATGCGTTTTCCGGTCGCTCTTTCATACAGAGTTTCCGGCGAAACATCGAAACCGCAATCCCAGACGACAGTTGCCCATTCATCCAAAGTGAAGGATTTGAAACGATTGATATCCCTTAATGGCGCGGCGGCATCGTACTTGAAAACCAGATCCTGTAGATCGACATCGCCCGATTCACCGGTATTGAAAACCAGTCTCAAACGATATGCATCAAGATATGTGGCTGTTTTTACGCTGACAATCATATTCTTACACTAATGGTTTGATTTTATGGAAATCCTTGGTATGCCACATTTTCAATAATTCGGGTTGATGAAGCTCCGCCCATTCTTCAACCAATCCGCGAACTTTTCCCGGCAGATGGCCCGCCAGGATATTCAACGATTCGATTGCCACCACAGCCTTGTATTCGTTGTATTTGACGTGAAAATGCGGCGGATTGTGTTCATCAAAATACATAAAAATGACAATGCCAAGAAATCGGCTTATTTCGGGCATGTAACGTTCTCGAGTCTCCTAAAGCCCTAAACACGTTCTTTCAACGGATGCGCGCTAATACTGCCTCGCCCGTCTTCGGTGATTTCGTCGTCGCTGATCTTGAAATTGCCGAGCTTCATCGTCAGATAGCGGTCGAAATAGTCCTTCAGGCCCTTCTCGACCGACGGGTCGAAATCGGGCTTGACCACGTGAGTGGTTCCCCACTTCGTAGCGATCACCTTGCCGTCTTGGACAACCAGATCGCCATCCTTGAATACGTAATCGGGCTTTTCGAACATCTTTTCCCGGTCGGCATTGTCGGTGTAGACCGTGACGTCGGCCCAGTTGCCGGGGCTGAGTCCGCCGCGATCGTGCAGTCCGATCAACCGGGCCGCGCCGGCGCGGGTCATGATCGCGATTTCCTGCATTGTGTATTCGCGGTCGATCGAGGCCAGCGTCGTCATTTTCTGCGCTTCGGGATGAATCGTCGCCAGCATGTCGTTACGGAACGACTTGTCCATCAACAGGCGGATCAGGTGCGGGTAGCTGGTGAACGGCGCGCCGTTCGGATGGTCGGTGGTCAGAAAGATGCGCCATGGATCGTCGACGAGCAAAAAGGTTTCGAGGCCGATCGCCCATTGCAGCGCGTTGACGAAGTTCTGGTCGCGGTATTTGAACGGCACGACGCCGCAGCCGGCGTCGCACTCGATGTCCATCGTGACCCACTTGTTCGGATTCGCGAACTTGTGATTCGCGTGCTGACGCATGTTGTCGCCGGACGCCGTGACGGTCTGCCCGAACAGGATCTGACCGACGTCGATCGTGATGTTCTTGTGCTTGTTCACCGCTTCGGCGATCTTTGCCGCGCCGGAGGAAAATTTGAAGTCGCCTTCGGTGCCGTAGCTATGGAACTGGATGTGCGTCAGGTGCATCGGCAGGCCGCCGATCCCTTCGATCGTGTTCAGCGTCGTTTCCATGTTGCCGGGCACTCCGAGGTTGCAGCCGTGCACGTGCAAAGGATGCGGCACGCCGAGCTCCTTGACCGCGGTCGCCAGCGTTTGCAGAATCTGCCTCGGGGTCACGCCGTAATGGCTGTTTTGCTCGTCCAGATCAAGCTTGCGTTGATTGAACTTGAACGCGCTGATGCCGCCGGGATTCACGACCTTGATGCCGATCGCTTTGGCGGCCTGCATCGTCCAGGCGACATAGTCGTTGACGGCTTTCTGATCTTTCCTGGCGGTCAGCAGGCGCAAGAGGTAATCGTCGCTGCCGAGCATGACGTAGCCGCCTTTGTCCAGAATCGGGATGTCCGCCATTTCCATGTGTGCCTGGCGCGCGTTGACCGGCAGCACCGCCGGTTCGAAGCCGGCCGTGTAGCCCATTTCGGCGTAGCGGTAGCCGGTCACGAAGGTGCTCGGCATCGCGTGGCCGCAGCCGGATCTTGTGCATTCGGTGCGGGCGATCGGGTCCTGACGGTGGTCTTCGGGCAGCATCGTCCGGGCGATGGTGCCCTTGCCGCCGCCGATGTGCGTGTGCATGTCGATCGCGCCGGACATGACCACCTTGCCTTTCAGATCGTATTCCCGGTCGATCGGGACGTCCTTCGCGGGCTTCTTGACGATGCGCCCGTCCTGAATGTAAATGTCTTGTTTTTTTCCCTCGATCCCGGCGGCAGGATCATAGATGGTTCCGCCAGTGAGTTTGATCAGCATTGAGTTGCCTCGCATAAAGCGTGTTCAATCGCATGGAGCGCGTCGGCCGTGCTGGGCAGGCCCGAGTCGCGCAATTTTTTCAGACGTATCGCCACGACGTTGTCCATCCGGTAGGCGTGTCCGGCATGATCGATGCCGGGGGTGCCCACCGGAATGAAGACGTCGGGTTCTTTGGCAAAGGTCATGCCGGAGCGGCCGATCACGATCGTCGGCAGATGGTCGGTCGGGGGGACGGCTTGGGCGTTGAACGCCTGCACCCAGACCAGCGCATCGGCCTCGCCGCCGGCGATCAGCTCGTTGGCGTCGTTCAGGAAAGGGTCGTATTCGGGATAGCCGCGCGAAAAACGGAGGCGCGCGGGATAACCGGTAGTCCAGCCGCAAACCTGGTTCGCGGTCTGGTCGCCTTCCTTGCCGCCCAGAGGCAATCCGGAGCAGCGGGTATTCATGTCGTTGAGTTCCTTGATCATCTCCGACAGCGTCTGAACGGTCAGTTCGGCCTGGCGGAACGCCAAGGCTCCCGCCGCCCAGGTTACGACGCTGTAGCGCGCGGCCTTCAATTGCTCGGCAATCGTCTTCAACTCGGAGACCGCGATGCCTGCAACCGATTCCGCCTGAACGGGACGGCCTTTGACCAGGGCCCGAAGGACCGAGGTGACTTCCGGAAGGTCCGCATCATTGCAGCTCAGGACTTTCGGAGCCTGGCCTTTCGGCGAAGTCGACGCATTGCCGGAAGGCGACTTGCCCAGATAAATCACCTGCCGGCCTGCGGTGTCGTCGAGAAACATCGCTTCGGAATTCCACAGGTGGCGCTCGAAAAAACGCGGCGCGAACGCTTCCGGATCGGTGCCGACGACCAATAGAAGATCGCAGCGGTTTTTGACTTCGGCCAGCGTAGTGTTCATCCAGCCCGAATCCTGCACTACCAGAAGATTGTTGCGGGCGGCCGAGAAATTCATGTTGTCGACCACGGCTCCGCAGCGGTCCGCCAGCGCCAGCAAGGCCCGCATGCCGTTGACGTCGGTCGCGCAGCCGCCGATCACCGGCAGCCTGGTATTTTTCAGCAGGGCCGCGGCTTTTTGCGCCGCCGCTTCCAGACTGACTTCCTTGCCGCCGGCACGGGGGCTGATATCGGTAATGGGCTGTTCGAATGCGGGCGTATTCACTGCGCAACCGTTGGCCGTCACTTTCACCGTCCGGCCGTCGATCCGGACCGCCAGATCGTCGGTGCCGATTCCGCAAAAAGGACTCGGTACTTCTTTTATCTCAGTCATTCGATATCTCTCTTGCTAATTACTGTAGACAGGATCAATGGATTTACGTAATCGATCTAACCTATTATTCTAACCCGAATGACGGCCTCTGTCCCAATAAACAGAGCCTGCCGCCATCTGATTTTTGGCCTGAATGAAAAAGATTTTTCCCTATCCTGAGAGTCCCGCCGTTGCAAAAATATCCTGTTTCGCTCTTTATTTTCCGCCGGGATCTGCGGCTTTACGACAATACGGCCTTGAACGAAGCGCTCAGAGCGTCCGGTCAGGTCGTTCCCTGCTTCATCTTTGATCCTCGCCAGATCGAGCCTTATCCCTATCAAAGTGCGCCCGGATTGCAGTTCATGCTGCAAAGTCTTCAAGATCTGCGGGAGCAACTTCAGGCGCGGGGAGCGGAGCTCACCATCCGGCACGGCTTGCCGGAAGAAGTCGTTCGGCAGGCTGTAATCCAATCAAAGATCGCTGCCGTTTTTTGAATCGGGATTATACGCCGTTCAGCCGGCAACGGGATGAGGCCATTTTGCAGTTGTGCCGCACGCTCGGCATCGATTGCCATGTTCTGTCCGATGCGCTGCTGAACGAGCCGGAAGAAGTTCTCAAGAGCGATCAAACTCCGTACCAGGCGGGCTTTCAAAGGATTTTAAAGCCGGTTGATTTATTTCATCGCGATTTTGCAGCCGGCGCTGCAAAAGAACACCCGGTCGCAATAACGGCCCATCAGTTGCGCAGCCTTGCCGGATAAATCGACGAAGCGCCGGGCCAACGGATTGTCGGGAATGATGCCGAGCCCGACGTCGTTGTGCACCAGCACCATCGGGCACGGCAGATGCATCACCGCGTTCAGCTCCTGCAGAATCTCGGCGTCGGAGGACTCGTGATACAGCCGGTTGTTCAGCCACATCGAGACGCATTCGACCAGGACCGGGCCGGGGCAACGCTCGATCGCGGCAAACAGCCGAAGCGGCTCCTCGACGGTGACGAACCGGTCCCGGCGCCGTTCCCGATGGACCCGGATCCGTTCCCTCATTTCGTCGTCGATGAACTCGGTCGTCGCCAGATAATACGGCTTGTTCTCTCCGGCGTTTTCCAGAATGTAGGCTTCCGCCAGACGCGACTTGCCGCTTTTGATGCCGCCGGTAAACAAGGTCTTCACAACGCCTCCAGAATGCGGGCGACGTCGACGTGGGCTTCGACCATCGCGGTGAACCGGTCGATTTCCGCTTCCCGGTACGCTTTATAGGCATAGCCCCGGTACTCGGGATGGAGGCTCCCGAAATACTCGCCGCGAAAGGCGTCGTCGTCGAACACGCCATGGACGTGCGTGCCGGCGATGCGGCCCCGCTGGTAAAACAGAGGGTATTTTTCCAGCCGTCCACAGTGAATTTCATAACCGGGAATGGTCAGGCCGGAAAACAGCGAATATTTTCCGCGCGCCAGAATTTTCGGAGTCCGGTACACCACCGTGTCGTCGATCAGGCCCAGACCGGCCTCGCTGCCCGGCGTGTCATGCTCGACGGCGTCCGGATCGTGCAGGGTTTGGCAGAGCATTTGGTAGCCGCCGCACAGCCCGAACACAGGCTTGCCGAATTGTCGTATCGCGTCGAACAGACCGTTTTGCTTCAGCCAGCGGAGATCGCGGATAACCGTTTTGCTGCCGGGCAGGAGGACCATGTCGAAGCCCTCCAGAGGATGGTAGCCGTCGATCAGCTCGATGCGCAGCTCGGCATCGCTCATCAGCACGTCGAGATCGTTGTAATTGCTGAGCCCCGGATAAGCGATCACGGCCACGCGGATCAACGCGCGGCCGAGGCGCTGCCGGTAATTGCAGAGCGACTGGGAGTCTTCCATGTCGATGTTGAGCGGCCGATAGGGCACGACGCCCAGTACCGGCACGCCGAAGCGCTCCCGGATGATTTTTTCCCCGTCCTCGAAAAAGCGGCGGTCGCCCCGGAATTTATTGACGATGACGCCGATCGTATTCGCCCGTATGCCGGGCTCCATCAAGGCCAGCGTGCCGTAGATCGAGGCAAATACGCCGCCGCGTTCGATGTCGGCGACCAGAATGTTCCGAGTATCGTACGTCTTGGCAATGAAAGTATTCGACAGATCCTTGTGCAGCAGATTCAGCTCGACCGGCGAGCCCGCGCCTTCGGCGACGACCAGATCGTAGTCTTGCAGCAGGCGGGAAAACGCGATTTTAACCTGCGCTTCGAGCAATCCGATCCGCCGGTAATAATCGGCGATCGACTGGTTCTGATGGACCTGGCCGTTGACGATGACCTGCACCGAGCCCTCGCCGTGCGACTTCAGCAATATCGGGTTGAACAGATGGCTGGGCTCGAGCCGGGCGGCTTCCGCCTGCAGGCACTGCGCTCTCGAAATCTCGCCGCCTTCGACGGTGACTCCGGAATTGTTCGATACGTTTTGCGCCTTGAACGGGGCCACTTTCAGCCCCCGGTCGGCGAAAAGCCGGCACAGGGCCATGACCAGCGTGGTTTTTCCGGCGTCCGAACCGGTGCCGAAAACGGCCAAGGGTTTCTTCATCGGTTTAAATAGTCGATATGAGTGTAATCGGACTGATGTTGCAATTTGTGCACCGAGCCCGGATTGATGCGCAGTTGAAAGGCATTAGCCAAAGGCAGGGTCAGCACCCGTGCCAGCAAGGCCCGGATCGCGCCGGCGTGGGTGACGATCACGACCCGCTCGTAGGGCCGGGCCAGAAGCTCCTGCCAGAAGCTGCCGGTGCGCCGGTACAGATCGGTAAAGCTTTCGCCGCCCGGCGGCCCGACTTCGACAAAATGCTCGGTCCAGTAGCGCAGCCGGTCGGGCTCGACGTCGTCGAACCGGCGCCCTTCCCAATCGCCGAAGTTCAGTTCCAGCAGACGGTCGTCGAGCGTCACGTCGTCCGACAGGGCTACGGCCAGTTGCCGGCAGCGGCTCAGCGGACTGCTGAAAACGGGCCAGTCCGAAGCGATTTCCGGCAATTTCGCCGAAAGTTGCCGGGCGTCTTCGGCAAAACTCTCCGCCAGCGCCATGTCGGTCTGCCCGTAGCAAAGTCCGGATTCGGCCGCGGTGCGGGTATGCCGTATCAGATAAATGTCCATAAGGCGCTGATGCTGAGATAAAACACGGATTCTGCGACCTGCTGGCAGGCGCCGAGGCAATCGCCGGTATAGCCGCCGATGTGGCGGTGGCAATACCGGCCGAGCCACAAGGCGGCGATCAACACCGGCGGAACGGCCGCGAGGCTGGCTGCCGGCAGCCAGGCGAAAGGGATCAGTGCGAGGCCGGACGCGAAAACGAGATCGGAAAGTGCCGGGCGATAGGCCGCGGCGCCGCCTTTGCTGGTTTCTTCGCGGGCATAGCGGTAACGGTGCATCAGCAGCAACGGCATCAGCCGGCTGAGGCTGTGCCCCGCCAATAAAATCGACGGAACGGCGGCGGACGGCATCGAGCCGAGCAGGCTGATTTTCAGCAGAAGCAGCAACAGAATCCCCAGCGTGCCGTAAACGCCGATCGCCGAATCCTTCATGATTGCCAGAATGCGCTGCTTGCCGTAGCCGCCGCCGAAGCCGTCGCAGACGTCGGCGAAGCCGTCCTCGTGAAAAGCGCCGGTGAGTAAAATGCCGGCGATCAGAGCGGCAAGGACCGCGACCGTTTGCGGCCAGACGAGGTCGGCCAGAGCAAAGGCCGCGGCCGAAAGTCCGCCGACCAGCCAGCCGATTGCGGGAAGAAAAACCGAGGCTTCCGGCAGCCTTCGATAATCCGGGGCCGGAGGACACGGCAGGCGCGTATAGTAACCCAGCGCCAGGAAAAACAGTTTCGGATGAGGCATCGTCGGCGAATTTATTTGAGCCGTTTCCACCGGCCCGGGACATAATCCAGCGCTTCCTGAATGTTCAGGTCGCGGGTGGCGCCTCCGGTTCGTACGTAGAATTTGGGACCGTTGCCCTGGTCGAGAAATACGGGCCGGCGCGACGGCGAAACGATCAGCCGGCACACGTCCTTGCGGTCGATCACGTGGAACAGCACATGGACGAAAGAACAGAGATCGGCGCCCAGATTGCTGGAAATGGAGGTCATCAAGGCCTGCTCGAAGCCGTCCTGATCGGGCCGTTTCAGCGTCTGATAGTCTTTTTCCAGACCCAGGATCTCGCCGTTGTCGGCGACACCGATCAGCAGCGTGCCTCCGACATGGCTGTTCAGAAAACCCGCCAGGGTCTTCAGGACCACGCCCTCGAGGGCGCGGTTGATGCGCGATTCGGCCAGATCCCAGCGAAACGTCGATTTGAATTCCAGATAGGGACCTTCGCCCTGCCGAATGATCGACGGCAGGTCCTTGTCCAGTTCCGACTTCAGGCGGTCGATCGGCATGAAGCGGTGATGGATGACCTTGTAGAGCCCGAGCGACAACACGCCGATCATCGCCCCGATTTCGGCATAGAAGATGATCAGCAGCAAATTGTTCTGGGAAATCCGTCCCATCAGCAGGTCCTTGACCTGGCTCAGCATGTATTCGATCGAGGACAGCGCATCGGCGTCCTGTTCACGTGCGTTGATGTAATCGTAGCTCGGGGCGAGCACGAGTATGCCGATGACGGCTCCGGCCAGGGCGGCGATCAAGTAAAGTTTTAACTGCTGACGCCAGATCAGCATCATCAACAAGAGAAGTCTTTTCATTAAGCGTTTTCGGTCATATCGTAAAAAATGATTCGCAAATATTTCCAGTAGAGTATCCCGGATACTTTAATAAAAAATTAACTGAGATTCTGCCGTTCCCTTTTTTCCAGCAGCTCATGGTAGTGAAGTTTGCCCCAATGTGCGGGAATCGACGCCGGCCTCTGCGAACGTGGCCATCTCGTTCAGAAAGCCGGTAGCCGATCGCAGCAAGGGGAACGCCAGAGCGATGCCCGAGCCTTCGCCCAGGCGCAGGTCGAGGTTGAGCAAAGGCCGAGCCCCAAAATGATCCAGCAAAGCGCGATGGCCCTGCTCGCAGGAGACATGGCTGAAGATGCAGTAGTCGAGCACGTCCGGATACAGTCCGGCAGCGACGAGCAGGGCGCTGCAGGCGAT from Methylosarcina fibrata AML-C10 harbors:
- the cobS gene encoding adenosylcobinamide-GDP ribazoletransferase; translation: MPHPKLFFLALGYYTRLPCPPAPDYRRLPEASVFLPAIGWLVGGLSAAAFALADLVWPQTVAVLAALIAGILLTGAFHEDGFADVCDGFGGGYGKQRILAIMKDSAIGVYGTLGILLLLLLKISLLGSMPSAAVPSILLAGHSLSRLMPLLLMHRYRYAREETSKGGAAAYRPALSDLVFASGLALIPFAWLPAASLAAVPPVLIAALWLGRYCHRHIGGYTGDCLGACQQVAESVFYLSISALWTFI
- a CDS encoding bifunctional adenosylcobinamide kinase/adenosylcobinamide-phosphate guanylyltransferase, which codes for MKTLFTGGIKSGKSRLAEAYILENAGENKPYYLATTEFIDDEMRERIRVHRERRRDRFVTVEEPLRLFAAIERCPGPVLVECVSMWLNNRLYHESSDAEILQELNAVMHLPCPMVLVHNDVGLGIIPDNPLARRFVDLSGKAAQLMGRYCDRVFFCSAGCKIAMK
- the cobC gene encoding alpha-ribazole phosphatase, encoding MDIYLIRHTRTAAESGLCYGQTDMALAESFAEDARQLSAKLPEIASDWPVFSSPLSRCRQLAVALSDDVTLDDRLLELNFGDWEGRRFDDVEPDRLRYWTEHFVEVGPPGGESFTDLYRRTGSFWQELLARPYERVVIVTHAGAIRALLARVLTLPLANAFQLRINPGSVHKLQHQSDYTHIDYLNR
- a CDS encoding cobyric acid synthase, whose product is MKKPLAVFGTGSDAGKTTLVMALCRLFADRGLKVAPFKAQNVSNNSGVTVEGGEISRAQCLQAEAARLEPSHLFNPILLKSHGEGSVQVIVNGQVHQNQSIADYYRRIGLLEAQVKIAFSRLLQDYDLVVAEGAGSPVELNLLHKDLSNTFIAKTYDTRNILVADIERGGVFASIYGTLALMEPGIRANTIGVIVNKFRGDRRFFEDGEKIIRERFGVPVLGVVPYRPLNIDMEDSQSLCNYRQRLGRALIRVAVIAYPGLSNYNDLDVLMSDAELRIELIDGYHPLEGFDMVLLPGSKTVIRDLRWLKQNGLFDAIRQFGKPVFGLCGGYQMLCQTLHDPDAVEHDTPGSEAGLGLIDDTVVYRTPKILARGKYSLFSGLTIPGYEIHCGRLEKYPLFYQRGRIAGTHVHGVFDDDAFRGEYFGSLHPEYRGYAYKAYREAEIDRFTAMVEAHVDVARILEAL
- a CDS encoding formylmethanofuran dehydrogenase subunit A; protein product: MLIKLTGGTIYDPAAGIEGKKQDIYIQDGRIVKKPAKDVPIDREYDLKGKVVMSGAIDMHTHIGGGKGTIARTMLPEDHRQDPIARTECTRSGCGHAMPSTFVTGYRYAEMGYTAGFEPAVLPVNARQAHMEMADIPILDKGGYVMLGSDDYLLRLLTARKDQKAVNDYVAWTMQAAKAIGIKVVNPGGISAFKFNQRKLDLDEQNSHYGVTPRQILQTLATAVKELGVPHPLHVHGCNLGVPGNMETTLNTIEGIGGLPMHLTHIQFHSYGTEGDFKFSSGAAKIAEAVNKHKNITIDVGQILFGQTVTASGDNMRQHANHKFANPNKWVTMDIECDAGCGVVPFKYRDQNFVNALQWAIGLETFLLVDDPWRIFLTTDHPNGAPFTSYPHLIRLLMDKSFRNDMLATIHPEAQKMTTLASIDREYTMQEIAIMTRAGAARLIGLHDRGGLSPGNWADVTVYTDNADREKMFEKPDYVFKDGDLVVQDGKVIATKWGTTHVVKPDFDPSVEKGLKDYFDRYLTMKLGNFKISDDEITEDGRGSISAHPLKERV
- a CDS encoding formylmethanofuran dehydrogenase subunit B: MTEIKEVPSPFCGIGTDDLAVRIDGRTVKVTANGCAVNTPAFEQPITDISPRAGGKEVSLEAAAQKAAALLKNTRLPVIGGCATDVNGMRALLALADRCGAVVDNMNFSAARNNLLVVQDSGWMNTTLAEVKNRCDLLLVVGTDPEAFAPRFFERHLWNSEAMFLDDTAGRQVIYLGKSPSGNASTSPKGQAPKVLSCNDADLPEVTSVLRALVKGRPVQAESVAGIAVSELKTIAEQLKAARYSVVTWAAGALAFRQAELTVQTLSEMIKELNDMNTRCSGLPLGGKEGDQTANQVCGWTTGYPARLRFSRGYPEYDPFLNDANELIAGGEADALVWVQAFNAQAVPPTDHLPTIVIGRSGMTFAKEPDVFIPVGTPGIDHAGHAYRMDNVVAIRLKKLRDSGLPSTADALHAIEHALCEATQC